Within Thermococcus indicus, the genomic segment TCCGTCGTAGAGCTTGTGGGCCGGAGTCGGCCTGTTGGGGTCGGCCTTGACGACCTTGCTCTGAAGGCTCTTGCCGTAGCTGAAGTACATGGCCAGGTATATAACACCGGCCAGAAGAACTATTACAGCGGAGTTCATGGTTGCACCTCCATGTATATTCTGCGCTGTGATGTACACTTTTTAAATATAAATGCCTTTCGGCAAAAAACTGAACCTTTTTCGTTTTTAAACTGATAGTTGGAAACCCGGCCAGAAGCTTGCTGATAAAACCTTTTGTGTACTCCCGCAAAAGTGAGAAGGAAGGAGATTCCTCACCTTAGCTCTATGAGTGGTTGTCCGGTGTCTACTGTGTCGCCTTCTTTGACTAGGATTTTTTTGACTACTCCATCCTTTGGGGCGGGAATCTCGTTCTCCATCTTCATTGCCTCGAGGACGACCAACCCCTGACCGGTTTTGACCGAGTCTCCCTCCTTGACGAGTATTCTCAAAATCTTGCCGGGCATTGGGGCAGTAACAAGGCCCTCACCGGCAGGAGCGGGAGTCGAGACAGGAGCAACCGAAGCCGGAGCAGGGACCGCCGTGGGGATGGGTACAGGGGCAGTGGCTGTTTTCGGAGCACTGGGTGGAGTCGAAGCCCCCGCTATCTGGGGCAGGTACCTGAGGGCACTCAGGTCGATGCCCTCAACGCCGACCTCGAATTCGACGCCGTCCACGTAGACCTTGAACCTCTGAACCGTGGGCGGCAGCTCAGGCTTCTTCCTGCCCTCCTTCCTGGCCCTGAAGAACTCCCTGGCTATCTGCGGGAAGAGGCAGTAGGTCAGAACATCCTCCTCCCTCTCCAGGTAGCCCAGCTCCTCAAGCTCCTTTCTGCATTTCTCCAGCGCGGGTGCGAGCAACTCTCCAGGTCTTACGGTTATGGGTTCCTCCTCCCCCAGGACCTTTGCCCGCAGCTCGGGGTTTATCTCCCCCGGCGGCCTTCCGTAGAGTCCCTTGATGTAGTTCTTGACCTCCTCGGTTATTCTCTCGTACCTTCCAAAGAGGACGTTGAGAACCGCCTGCGTTCCGACTATCTGGCTGGTCGGCGTCACCAGCGGCGGCCATCCAAGGTCTTCCCTGACGCGCGGTATCTCCTCCAGAACCTCCTGGAGCCGGTCTAAAGCTTTCATCTCGCCGAGCTGGCTTATGAGGTTGGAGTACATCCCGCCGGGAACCTGGTACTTCAGAACGTAGGGGTTCACCATGAGGGCCTCCCTGTGGAGCATTCCTGAGTATTTCTCGTCTAGGAGCCTCTTCAGGTACCTCGAAACCTCGTGGATGAGCTCCCTGTCGAGGTGGCTCCCAACCGCTTCCGGCAGGGCGTGCCAGATGGTCTGTATGCCCGGTTGAGCCGTTCCAAAGGCGAGTGGACTTATCGCGGTGTCTATGTAGTCCGCCCCGGCCTCGACGGCCTTGAGGTACGTTGCGACGGCCATTCCGGTGGTGGAATGGGTGTGAACGTTTACGGGAACACCGTAGCGTTCCTTTATCTCGCTCACCAGCTCATAGGCCTTCCAGGGCGTCAGCAGGGCCGCCATGTCCTTGATGGTGATGACATCAACGTCCAGGGCGAGCAGTTCTTCCACCTTCTTCATGTAGTACTCGAGCGTGAACACCTTGCCCGTCGTGTAGGCTATCGCACCCTGAACCTCTGCGCCAACTTCTTTCGCCTTCCTTATCGCCACCTCCATGTTCCTGACGTCGTTTAGGGCATCGAATATTCTGAAGATGTCTATTCCGTTCCTGTGGGCCAGCTCGACGAATTTTTCGACCACGTCGTCCGGATAGTGGCGGTAGCCGACGACGTTCTGCCCGCGGAGGAGCATCTGAAGCTTCGTCTTCCTTATGTGCTCTCTGAGGAGCCTCAGCCTCTCCCAGGGATCCTCCCGGAGGTAGCGGATGCAGACGTCGAAGGTAGCTCCTCCCCAGACCTCCATGGAGTAGAAGCCGATTTTATCCATCTTCTCGGCTACTGCCAGCATGTCGTCAGTTATGAGTCGCGTCGCTATGAGGGACTGGTGAGCGTCCCTAAACGTTGTATCTATTATCTCAACCCTGCTCATACCCCCACCTCCATCCCGGGCTACAGTCAGCCATTTAAAAGTCTAACGACGTTCGGTGGAGAAGAATTCGACAGAAGACGAAATGATGTCGCGCCGGAAAATTTGAAAATTGGTGAGGGCTCAGAGGAGCCCCTCAGCTTTCGCCGCTTCCTCAGGGTCCTCGTTGCGGTGGACGACGCGGAGGAGTGCCTTTATAAACGGCTCCGGGTCTTCACGCTGGAAGATGTTTCTTCCAACGACTGCTCCGGCTCCGCCGGCCTCTATAACATCCCAGACGAGCTTGAGGAAGTCCACGGGGTTATCGGTCTTCGCCCCGCCGCTCAGCAGGACAGGAACTCCTGCGGCGGCATCAACGACCTTGGCGAAGGTCTCCCTCGAGCCGGTCCAGTAGGTCTTTATCATGTCCGCGCCGCTCTCGACCGCGGCCCTGGCACCGTACATGACGACGCGGTAGTCCTCCTTTTTACCGTACTTCTCGTTTATGTAGGGCCCGCGCGGGTAGGCGAACTGGACGACCGGGAAGCCGAGGTCGTGGGCGTAGCTCGCTATCTCCGCGAACTGACGCATCATGGCATCTTCCTGTGGGGAACCCCAGTAAACGGTGGCAGCGATAGCGTCGGCGCCGAGCTTCACCGCATCCTCGACGTAGCCAAGCTGGCTCTGAAGGAGCTGGTCGTCCTTCGGGCGGAGGTTCGTCTTGCTGGTGAGCTTTATCATCAAACCTCTGTCGGGCTTCACGTCGTTGCCGGCTATTCTCGCGAGCCCCGGGAGCATCATGACGCCGTCGATTCCGGCCCTCATGACCTTCTTTATGATAATCCTCGGGTTAACGTGCTCCCAGTGCTCCTCGAAGTCCGTCGGCCCGTGCTCGAAGCCGTGATCCATGGCGAAGATGAGGGCCCTCCCGTCCCTCCTGAAGAAGCGCTTCATCCTCCTCCTTATACCCACGTTCTGGTATGCATCCATACTAATCACCGGGAGTGATATATTCTTTTGGGGATTTAAGGTTTTCCTTGACGGAAAGTTGTTTAAGTCAGAACTGAGAAGTTCCACCGGTGATTCGATGCCAGAACCGGACAGTAAGCTTATCGGTCGTAAAATAATCCGCCTGCCTGAGGTTGACTCCACCAACGAGTACGCGAAGCGAATAGTGCAGGATGTCCCGGAGGGAACGGTTGTCGTGGCGAAGCGGCAGACCGCCGGAAGGGGCAGGAAGGGCCGCTCCTGGACCTCCCCCGAGGGCGGTCTCTGGATGAGCATTATTCTCAAGCCCCCCAGGGTCGATCCAAGGCTCGTCTTCGTCGGGGCGCTGGCGGTCGTCGATACGCTCGCGGACTTCGGAATAGAGTCCGGGATAAAGTGGCCCAACGACGTGTGGGCTGGTGGCAGGAAGATATCGGGAATACTGACCGAGGGAAAGGCCGGGGAGTACAGCATACTGGGAATCGGCCTCAACGTGAACAACGCCATCCCAGAGGAGCTCAGGGAAAACGCTGTGTCGATGATGCAGTTTACCGGCAGGGAGCTGCCGCTCGACGCCGTTCTTGAGAGGCTCCTGTTCCACCTGGAGGGATGGTATAGGGTTTTCCTCGAGAGGCCGGACCTGCTGATGGCGAAGGTTCGCGAGAGGGCGTTCATACTGGGGAAGGCCGTCACCGTAACCGAAGGTGATGAGAAAATCTCTGGCATGGCACTGGACATACTGGACGATGGCTCATTACTCATGAGCATTGACGGACAGTTAAGGAGGATCCTGTATGGGGACGTTTCGCTGAGGTTCTTCTAGGTTCTTTGTCATTTTGTCAATATTTGGCGGATAAAATTAATATATCATCTCGAACTGATTGATTTTGCTGGCAATCAGTCAGCCCAATAAAGGGGGTGGAACAGTGGGAAAGGGACTTCTGAGGAGGTATCTGGACTACCCGGTTCTCTGGAAGATACTCTGGGGCCTCATTCTGGGCGCAGTGTTCGGTCTGGTGGCGGCCCACTTCGGCTGGCAGGACGCGGTTGAGACGTACATAAAGCCCTTCGGCGACCTCTTCGTCAGGCTCCTGAAGATGCTCGTCATGCCGATAGTCCTCGCGTCCCTTGTGGTGGGTGCATCAAGCATCAGCCCCGCCAGGTTGGGCCGCGTGGGCGTCAAGATCGTCGTTTACTACCTGTTTACCTCGGCGTTTGCGGTGTTCTTCGGCCTGCTCATGGGCAACCTCTTCCATGTGGGGAGCGGGGTTGACCTTGGAACCGGCGCCGGCAAGGCCATCGAGGCCCAGCCGCCGTCCCTGGTTGACACTCTCCTGAACATAGTGCCGACAAACCCCTTTGAGTCGCTCTCCAGCGGTGCGGTTCTTCAGACGATATTCTTTGCGATAGTCCTTGGGATAGCCCTCACGTACCTCATCAACAGGGAGGACGAGAGACTCAGGACGGCAGGAACGACACTTCTCAGGGCCTTTGACGGCCTTGCCGAGGCGATGTACCTCATAGTTGGCGGTGTCATGCAGTACGCACCGATAGGCGTCTTCGCGCTCATAGCCTACGTCATGGCAATCCAGGGTACGAAGGTCATCGGGCCGCTGACAACGGTCGTTCTGGCGGTTTACGTCGGTTTGGTCCTTCAGATACTGCTTGTTTATGCCGTTCTGCTCAAAATCTTTGGTATCGACCCGGTGAAGTTCCTCAAAAGGGCAAAGGACGCCATGCTGACGGCCTTCGTCACGAGGAGCTCCAGCGGAACGCTGCCGGTCACGATGCGCGTTGCGGAGGAGGGGATGGGCATCGACAGGGGAATATTCTCCTTCACGCTGCCCCTCGGTGCGACGATAAACATGGACGGAACCGCGCTCTACCAGGGGGTTACGGTCCTGTTCGTCGCATACGCCATCGGCCAGCCGCTTTCACTGAGCCAGCAGCTCGTGGTTGTTCTCACGGCGGTTCTGGCCTCGATAGGAACTGCAGGAGTTCCCGGAGCTGGGGCGATAATGCTCGCCATGGTCCTCCAGAGCGTTGGCCTCGACCTCACTGCCGGAAGTCCGGTAGCCCTCGCCTACGCCATGATACTCGGCATTGACGCCATCCTGGACATGGGCAGGACGATGGTGAACGTCACCGGCGACCTCGCGGGAACAACGATAGTTGCCAAGACCGAGGGAGAGCTGGACGAGTCGAAGTGGAAGGGCTGATCTCTGGTTTTATTTTCCTGTTCCTGCCCTTTCCAGGGTTTTCCTTTATCCGGGTTCTTGGGATAAAGTTAAATACCCCGGTGAGGCGCTATTTACCAGCAGAGATGAAATGGAGGTAGTGCCTAATGAAAAGAGTCTTTGCGGTTATTTTTGCGGCGATTCTTCTGACGTCTGTCGTTGGCCCGAACTTCGCGCTTGCCGGGGATGCGACCCCCGTGGTCTACAAGCAGGACTTCACGTTCAAAATAGTCCTCCTGCCCAACGGCAGCGCCAACATCACCATGACGAGCATCTGGCTGGGGCCGAAGGAGGAGATCGATAAGCAGATAGAGAAGATTCTCAACGAGACCCAGAACGGCAACATGACGATGGAGGAGGCCATAGAGAAGTTCGAGCAGGAGCAGCTCGCCCGGTACATCCAGGGGCTCACCCGGGCAGGGGTAAAGCTGGTGAACGAGAGCATGAAGTCCTACGGCATAGAGGAGGGCAACAACATAACCCTCGTCTTCAACGCGATAGCCCTCGACTACGCCAGGTACTACTCGTATGACCACTACTGGGAGCTCTGGATCGACCCGACTCGGGGATACGGCTCCATGATGGTTCCAGATACCGGGTTCCCCTTTGGAGTCGAGGCCAACAACACGTTTATAGTTGTTCTCCCGCCCAACGCGACTTTGCTCAGCTACCCCAAACCCTTCGTCAAGCAGTACAACCAGAGCAGGTTCGCGGTCGAGTCGAGTGCTGAAGGCGATACCGTCATCGTTCGCTCCCGCATATACCTCGAGCCCTGGCTGACCCCGGACGGTTTTAAGTCTCTCTTTGGGGACTACGGGGACTACTACATCCGCTACAAGACCCCCTACGAGGGAGTCGAGCACTACGAGAAGAGCGTAACCAACGAGTACGTTACCATTGACGTGTACTCCAACGGCACCGTCAGGCTGCACATGAAGGACGAATACGTGGAGCCCCTCAGGGACGTCATCGCCAGAAAGGCCGAGATAGTGTCGTACGGAGTTCAGAACGTTACTGAGTACATACTCAGGACTTACTCCCTTGCGCTCGGCTACCAGGGTGCCATAGTGGACGGTGGTAAGGTCACCATCCTCGGACTCAACGAGACAACCGCGCCCCTTGTCATCGACGCAGAGTACATGCTGAGGAACTTCACCAAGTACGAGAACGGGTCGTACGTCTACACCTTTGATCCAACAATGGGAATGGCCCAGAGTCTCCAGGACAGGAGCGAGTACGAGGTAAACAACACCCTGCACCTCACCCTCAACCTGACCGACGGCGGGGAGTTCATCGAGGTGCCCGACAACATCAGCACCGAGGTCAAGGGCAACCGCTTTACCATGACCGTTGTCCGCAGGGGAAACACCCTGGAGATTGTCTCCAACGTTTACATCCGCTACGGCGCCCAGCCGGAGGACGTGAAGGAGCTTTTGGCCAACCGCACCAGCGCAACGGTAAGGTACACCCTGGCGGCTGAGGAATCAAACGGGGGAATGAGCGACACAGGGAAGATGGCCGCGGTCATCGTCGCGGCGCTTATCGTGGTTCTGGCGGTGGCCTTCTGGAAGAGGCGCTGAGCCTTTTCTTTTCGATATTCATTTAAATGCTGAAGCCAAACTCTTCTGGGGTGATAAAGGTGACCCGCAAGCTCTACTACGAGGATGCCTACCTGAGGGAAGCGAAGGCGAAGGTTCTTGAGGTTAAAGAGAACGCCCTCCTCCTCGACCAGACGGTATTCTACCCAACCGGCGGCGGCCAGCCCCACGACAGGGGAACCATAAATGGCGTTGAGGTTCTGGACGTCTATAAGGACGATGCCGGCAACGTCTGGCACGTGGTAGCCGAACCCGAGAAGTTCAAGCCCGGCGACGAGGTTGAGCTTAAAATCGACTGGGACTACCGCTACAGGCTCATGAGGATCCACAGCGCGATGCATCTCCTGGAGCACGTGCTGAACGAGGTTCTCCCCGGCGAGTGGGAGCTCTACGGCAGTGGCATGAGCGTCCAGAAGGGCCGCTACGACATAACCTACCCGGAGAACGTGAACCAGTGGAAGGAGCAGATTATAGAAACCTTCAACAGGCTCGTTGACGAGGGCGGCGAGATGAAGATATGGTGGGAGGGCGAAACGCGCTACACCCAGATAAGGGACTTTGAGGTAATCCCCTGCGGAGGAACGCACGTGAGGGACATAAGGGAGATAGGCCACCTCAGGAAGTTCAAGCGCTCCAGCCTCGGAAAGGGGAAGCAGAGGCTGGAGATATGGCTTGAGTAAGCCTTTGTCAGTCATCTTTAACTTTTCTTTTAGTGGGCTTCATCGTGTCAGGAACCGCTACGAAATGGACTCTCCCACTAAACCTCCTAAGAAGTTCCTCGGCACTTTTGATATGATAGTGCTCAAGGAATCTTTTCATAACACCTTCCCGAACCTCCCATATTATCCTGTCGTCTTCCATGATGCCTACTAAGTCATACCCACATCCGGATAGTTCGTAAAGTTTTACCCTCAATGTTACCACCTACTCTCTTTGGACTTGACACTATTTGAATTTAATTATCCCACCAGCCGAAACTTCTTTTAAGTGATGCAGACATCACATAGTGGGGATAGCATGATGAAACTTCCGGAACTGAAACCAAATGAGATTGCCCGCTTTTTTGAGCTTTACGAGTGCCCTCAATACATAAAACTCCTTTATGAGAAAAAGAGTGGCAAACTTGACAACTATTACTGTGTATTGGGTATCAAAAGTCGCGTGGACGATGTTCTCGTTAGTTGGGGTGCCAAATTTGAAGAGATTCTCCTCGAGGAGTTACAGGCATTGTTTTCCAATTCAGAGTTTTACGGCCTCTTTAAGAAAACAAAAACCGAAAAATCTCCTAGTCGAGTATTCTTCGAAAGGAATTATCCCGACACCTGTGTTTACATTGACTCGGAAAAGGATTGTGTAGAAAAAAGCAAGAGCTATTAAGAAATCTATCCCGGGAAGTCCCAACCATAATCTATCAACCCTGTCTAAAAGGAACCATTGGAGCATTTCCCGTCGTGGGAAGGGCAGACTTCATTGTGGCGGTTCCAGAAAACGAACGTTTCACCTTTTACGTTTTGGAGGCCAAATTCACAAAAGAGGAGAAGCTTTTCCATAGATTCCAAGCGATAATTTACGCTTATCTCCTGAATCAGGTTTTAGACGGCCTCAAAATCGATGGAGAAATAAAGTTGGCGGTTGTAACCAAGGGAGCCCCACTAACTGAGTGGCCACCGACGGGAACCCTGAGCTTTCCCCAGGAGGTAGAGGAGTACATTTTAACCCTAGAGAACAAGCTGGGAGAAGACGGCCCGTTTTATGCCATGTTGAACTCAGAAAAAGCCGACCTCTGGCTTACAATGAGGTGCGCTGAGTGTCCATTCGAACCCGTCTGCATAGCTAAAGCCGTTGAGAGAAGAGACTTGGGGCTTCTTGGAATTCAGCCGGGCTATCAAAAAGTTTTCAGAGAGGCGGGAGTCAAAACCATTAATGACCTTGCCGATCTCTACGAGTTTCCCGTTGATAAGAAGGGTCGTTCATGGCCCACTAATTTCAAACGTCCCATAACCAAAAAACCTGAGGTAGTTGCCCACATAGTTGGAAAGACTGAACTCAGCAATCTTCCTAAGCTTTCTAAGATGGCTCAGGTAATAAAAAAGGAGATTGAGAGAAAAACAAATGACGTCAGACCCGAATTTATCCCCGGAACTGGCTACAGCTTGCCTGTAGAGAATGGATATTTTTACCCAGAGAACTCGCTTGTCAGGGTTTATCTCTTTGTTCAGCACAATCCGATACACGACACTCTGATTGGAATATCCGGCGTTGTGGAGAACTCCGATTCCAAGCGGATAAGAGTCTTGGCCGAAGTCGCTGATGAAATTCCAGAGGGAGAAGAAGAGGCCCTCAAAATGGAGAGGAACCTCCTAGTGAAATTTTTCACAGAAGTCCTCTATGCCATCATAGATGTTGCGCCAAACTTAGAGGGACAATATTATCGTGACCCTTACGCGAGAAACAAGAAGGGGGAACCCGCTTTCATGGTGGGTTCACGTGACGATGTGTTTCTCCACCTGTACTTTTACAGTAGATTTCACAGAGACAAGCTAATGGAGGCAGTGAAACGTCATAGGGAAGTCTACGGTATGAATGCCATCCGCTCATTTCTGAGTCTCCGGAAGGCGATTGACCAAGAAGGATATTCAATTATCAAGGATGAACTGATAAAGCGTCATGCCCTTAGGTTCCCTCCGGGACTGGGGATAATTCCTGTGGTTCACCAATTTCAGCTTAACTGGGGGGAGGCTCCAGAAGAGTACCAGGGCAATGCACCCAGTTGTTCACATGGGGGTTGGTTTAGATGGAATGGGTTAGAAGAAAAGTTTGAGGACCTTTTCAGGTTCCTCGTTGAGAAGGATGAAAATGGCCGGTTGATACTGTTTAAGGAAGATAACTCGTGTCCCCTGTACAACATAGGAAAACACTCATTTGGGGGATATGGAAGGATTCCACCCCTTTATCCTATCTTCCATAGGGAAGACGAGCAAGTGCCGCTTTACGTGATATGGAATGCATTTACCAAGAACAAACAGGAGGAGCTGAAACATCTACTCAAGTACTTAGCGCTTGCCGTTAGGCATATTGAGCGTTCAATACCTGAAAGCACAAAGGACAGGTTTGTTAAAAAAACTCCGTTTAGCCTCCAGGACCTCGTCGATTTTAACATAGAGAATGTCAGTCTGGCGGAGGTTCTTGAAGAATACCAGAAACTCGAGTACAGCAAAAGGAAAGAGGAACTCCAAACTCACCACCGGCTTCCTCTCTCAGTTCGCGTGTTGAGTGGACGTAGCATAGTGATTAAGATCTCTAAGGTGGAAAAAGATAAGGGCAGGAAGATAAAAATAATCGGGCATGTAGTCCTTCCGCCAACCGACGATGAAGGTATCTGGAGGGATTATGCCTCATCAGAAGCCCCGTTGTTTAGTTTAGATGAATCCTCATGGGTTGTCATTACCCCCATCAAAAACGAATGTAAAAAAGAAGGGGGCATGTGTCTCAGGCTCGTAATAACAGACAAGAAAGATCCAGCTTTTGAAATATCAAGATCCCCTCTTGCGGTGATCAATAGGTTTGATAGAAAAACAGGGGAGGTTGAACTTTCCTTCCTTCCCCTTCGTCAGCATGGGCCGTTTTTGTTAAGCCACTCCTTCCCGAAAAATGACTATTCCGGAATTCAGATTAATGGTGAAACGATTTCAGGTGGGAGTTATTTAGCCATCGACCCCGCTATGGATGATCTTAACATGAACCGGGCCTACACGGTTCTCGAAGAAATCCTCAAGGGTTCACGTCATCATTATCTCTACAAAAAACTGCAGGACATCTATTCATCAGAGAGGTTTACCCATGGGGACATTAAGAAATACCGGATACATCTGTGGGAGAGAGAACACATTGAAGAGTTCGTGAATCTCCTCGAAAATGTTGGCAAAGTAAGCGATGGGGTCCATGCTCCAAACTCCAGCCAGAAGGGTTTTATTCTTGACATTGACCACTTCTTGGTGAGTCTCCAGGGGCCGCCTGGGACAGGCAAGACTTCGGGGGCTGTTGCGCCCGCGATACTGGCTAGGGCGTATTCTTCAATAAAGCAGAAAAAGAACTCGGTTTTCATCGTCACTGGAGTTTCTCACAGAGCCATTGATGAAGCACTTATTAGAACCGCCAAATTGCGTTTAGCTCTTAGATCCCATGCCAAAGAGCTTGGAAATATTGAGCTCATTAGGGTGGCCAGTAGTGGAGATGCTCTCCCTCAAATAGAAAATAACTTAAGGGCAGAGAACTTCATGCCCGAGGAGTACAATGTCGCTCTAACGTACGCTGAAGGAAATAAGATTCGAGAATTGCTTTCCTCCACTCGGCTTGATGGGTGGTTGTCTCAAACAGGTCGTGTAAAGGTTATCTTCGCAACCCCCGGAACGATTTTCAAGCTATTCAAGGATTTGACTAAGTTCCCACCAATGGCTGAGCTTGTGGTTATTGACGAAGCTAGTATGATGGACCTTCCAATGTTCATAATGGCAACTATGGGTGCTAAAGATAGTTCACAGGTTCTTATTGTAGGTGACCACAGGCAAATGCAGCCGATCCAGACTCATAACTGGGAGGTTGAGGACAGAAAGACAATTGAGGAACACGTTCCATTTCTATCAGCAATAAACTTCTTGAGGTTCTTGCGTGGGGAGCTTGATCCAGAGGAGCACAAGGAGTTCGAAAAGCTCCTTTATCGGAATCCTCCCCTGTGGGAGAGCAAAGAAGTAATGGAGAATTTACTTCCCATTCACCGGTTAAGAGAGACCCATCGTTTACCTCAGATTGCTGCGGAGATGCATTCTGAGCTTATCTACAGCAAGGACGGGATTGAGTTGGTAAGTAAGAAGAGAGGAGATAAGAAAAGACAATTGATGCAAGTTGTGACTAATCTTAAAGTTCCAGAGTGGGTAAGGTGGATTCTTCATCCTGAGTACCCCTATGTCATTATTGAGCACAATGATACTTCTTCCACAAAGGTCAATGAACTCGAGGCAAAAATAGTCTCTGAAATAGTTAAAGCCATTCCAAGGGGGTTGGATGTTGGTGTAGTCGTCCCATATCGGGCTCATAAGGCGTTAATTTACAGGAAATTTAGGGATTTGGGTAGGGAAGTGTTAGTTGATACCATCGAGAGGTTTCAGGGCGGTGAGAAGGATGTCATCATAATATCCATGGCATCGAGTGACCCCACTTATTTAGCAACGGTTTTCGATTTTATTTATGACCAGAATCGGTTTAACGTGGCCGCCAGTAGGATGAGGGAGAAGCTGATATTGATTGCATCGAAGAGTCTCTTCACGGCGTCAGCCTTTGACTTGGAGCAGTTTGAGAAGGTCAAGGTTTGGAAACGGTTTTATTTACGGGTTAAGAAATCCGGGGAAACAAGTCCAATGTTGGATTTCAGAGCAATTGAAGATATCCCTATACGAGTCAGCTTATATAGGCTAAGAGAGTGGAAATAAAAAGAGTCCCAGTTGAAGGCTTTCTTCGGGGGTAATTTGCCATGTCTTTGTTATGGTGGCATTATATAATACTGGCAATAACCCTTTAGTGGGCAGTTGTTGCACTTTGGTGTGCTTGTACATATTC encodes:
- a CDS encoding bifunctional RecB family nuclease/DEAD/DEAH box helicase; its protein translation is MGRADFIVAVPENERFTFYVLEAKFTKEEKLFHRFQAIIYAYLLNQVLDGLKIDGEIKLAVVTKGAPLTEWPPTGTLSFPQEVEEYILTLENKLGEDGPFYAMLNSEKADLWLTMRCAECPFEPVCIAKAVERRDLGLLGIQPGYQKVFREAGVKTINDLADLYEFPVDKKGRSWPTNFKRPITKKPEVVAHIVGKTELSNLPKLSKMAQVIKKEIERKTNDVRPEFIPGTGYSLPVENGYFYPENSLVRVYLFVQHNPIHDTLIGISGVVENSDSKRIRVLAEVADEIPEGEEEALKMERNLLVKFFTEVLYAIIDVAPNLEGQYYRDPYARNKKGEPAFMVGSRDDVFLHLYFYSRFHRDKLMEAVKRHREVYGMNAIRSFLSLRKAIDQEGYSIIKDELIKRHALRFPPGLGIIPVVHQFQLNWGEAPEEYQGNAPSCSHGGWFRWNGLEEKFEDLFRFLVEKDENGRLILFKEDNSCPLYNIGKHSFGGYGRIPPLYPIFHREDEQVPLYVIWNAFTKNKQEELKHLLKYLALAVRHIERSIPESTKDRFVKKTPFSLQDLVDFNIENVSLAEVLEEYQKLEYSKRKEELQTHHRLPLSVRVLSGRSIVIKISKVEKDKGRKIKIIGHVVLPPTDDEGIWRDYASSEAPLFSLDESSWVVITPIKNECKKEGGMCLRLVITDKKDPAFEISRSPLAVINRFDRKTGEVELSFLPLRQHGPFLLSHSFPKNDYSGIQINGETISGGSYLAIDPAMDDLNMNRAYTVLEEILKGSRHHYLYKKLQDIYSSERFTHGDIKKYRIHLWEREHIEEFVNLLENVGKVSDGVHAPNSSQKGFILDIDHFLVSLQGPPGTGKTSGAVAPAILARAYSSIKQKKNSVFIVTGVSHRAIDEALIRTAKLRLALRSHAKELGNIELIRVASSGDALPQIENNLRAENFMPEEYNVALTYAEGNKIRELLSSTRLDGWLSQTGRVKVIFATPGTIFKLFKDLTKFPPMAELVVIDEASMMDLPMFIMATMGAKDSSQVLIVGDHRQMQPIQTHNWEVEDRKTIEEHVPFLSAINFLRFLRGELDPEEHKEFEKLLYRNPPLWESKEVMENLLPIHRLRETHRLPQIAAEMHSELIYSKDGIELVSKKRGDKKRQLMQVVTNLKVPEWVRWILHPEYPYVIIEHNDTSSTKVNELEAKIVSEIVKAIPRGLDVGVVVPYRAHKALIYRKFRDLGREVLVDTIERFQGGEKDVIIISMASSDPTYLATVFDFIYDQNRFNVAASRMREKLILIASKSLFTASAFDLEQFEKVKVWKRFYLRVKKSGETSPMLDFRAIEDIPIRVSLYRLREWK